CACCTGCCACACGTCCTGGCCGGGATCCCAGGTGGAGAAGAAGTTGCCGAGACTGCTCACGCTCACGTAGCGGCCGTCGGGGCTGCGGCGCAGTTCCCGCACGGCGCCGGCGGCATCGCCCACCCGGGCCTGCCAGCTGTTGCCGCCGTCGCGGGTGTCGTAGATGGCCCCCACGTTCGTGGCCAGCTCGGCGCTGTTGCGGCCGAGGGCGGTGACCAGGTAGGGCTCGCCGGGCAGCTTGGTGTCCAGGAACAGGCGGCTCCAGTTGCGCCCCGCATCGGTGCTGTGCAGGAGCAGACCGGGCTGGCCCACGATCCAGCCTTCGTCACCGTTGAAGTCGATGCTGATCAGGCGGAAGTTCTCCTCCACCGGCAGGTCGAGCGCCCGCGGCTCCCAGTGGGCACCGCCGTCGTCGGTTTCCAGGATCAGCCGGTTGCTGCCCACCAGGAAGCCGTGACGGGCATCGGAGAAGGCCACCGAGAGGGGGTTGGCCGTGGTGGCCAGCGGCACCGCCTCCCAGGGGCTGGCGGCCGCCTCGGGCAGACCGGTGGTGACGCAGCCGCCCAGGCCGAAGGCGAGCACCACCACCAGCACCAGGGACAGCAGCGAGGGGAGCAGGCGGGAGGCCAGGCCGGGGCGATCGGCGGGAGCGTGAGCTGAAGCCTGAGCTGAACGGGGCTGGGGCGAGGGGCGGGTCATCGGCGCAGGGTCAACGCAGGGAATAGAGGGAGAGGAAGAAGGCGATGGCCAGGGCGAAGCCACCGAAGATCAGCACATTCTTCTGGCCCGGGGTGAGCCGGTTCACGCCAAGGCCGTAATTGAGGTTCTCCTCGAAGCCGCTGGGCTTGTTGCGAGGCCCGATGTCCTTGAAGGCCCCGATCTTGCTGCGGCACACCGGGCAGCGGAACGTGGCGGCATCGAGGCTGAGGAAGGGCGTGCCGGCGGGAATCGCCAGCTTCTTCAGGCCTTCCCCCGGGTCGTAGACGTAACCGCAGCTGCGGCACTCGAAACGATGGCAGTCGGGATCGTCGACCGACTCGACGGAATCAGCCGGCTCGACGGACTCAGCCGACTCGACAGAGGCAGAGGTTTCGGCGGATGCAGCGGTGTCGGATGCGGCGGTGTCGGATGCGGCGGTGCCGACGGGCGCGTCGGAGACGGCCTGGGGCGCCGTGTCCGGGTCGGCGGGCGGTTGCTCCTGCGGAGCGATCTCGTCGGTCACGGGACACGGGCAGGGAACGCAACTGTAGGAACCAGCCGTTGTGCCCAGTTGTGCCCATCGGAACCCGGCACAGGTGCCAGACTGCGCGCCACGTTGGCTGCGCCCGCATGTTCGTGCTCTCCGGCTACGACGCCTTCCTGGGCTTTCTGCTGATTTCCGCCGCCGTTCCCGTTCTGGCTCTGGTGGCCAACAAGCTGCTGTCCCCCGACAGCCGCCAGGGAGAGAGGGAGCTCACCTATGAGTCCGGCATGGAGCCGATCGGCGGAGCC
This sequence is a window from Cyanobium sp. PCC 7001. Protein-coding genes within it:
- a CDS encoding photosynthesis system II assembly factor Ycf48, with protein sequence MTRPSPQPRSAQASAHAPADRPGLASRLLPSLLSLVLVVVLAFGLGGCVTTGLPEAAASPWEAVPLATTANPLSVAFSDARHGFLVGSNRLILETDDGGAHWEPRALDLPVEENFRLISIDFNGDEGWIVGQPGLLLHSTDAGRNWSRLFLDTKLPGEPYLVTALGRNSAELATNVGAIYDTRDGGNSWQARVGDAAGAVRELRRSPDGRYVSVSSLGNFFSTWDPGQDVWQVHQRVSSQRLQTIGFQPDGNLWMLARGAQIRFGSDAADPEQWSKPVIPITNGYGYLDMAWDPRGAIWTGGGSGTLLVSDDGGRSWQKDPVGAEQPSNFTRIVFTPDGKGFVLGERGSLLRWVG
- a CDS encoding rubredoxin, with amino-acid sequence MTDEIAPQEQPPADPDTAPQAVSDAPVGTAASDTAASDTAASAETSASVESAESVEPADSVESVDDPDCHRFECRSCGYVYDPGEGLKKLAIPAGTPFLSLDAATFRCPVCRSKIGAFKDIGPRNKPSGFEENLNYGLGVNRLTPGQKNVLIFGGFALAIAFFLSLYSLR